ATCCCTGCCATTACCCATTCCGGCAATAAAGTATTGAGGAGCGTAGCCCCAAAACAATTTGGAAAAATATCAAACTTCACATCGATTCCCTTAGCACAAGCATTTGAAATTCGATTTAATGCTTCCTCTACAGTCGGCCAAGTTTTCTCACCAGCAAACAACAAATGGGAAATCTGCAATGAAACGCCAGTTTCTTCAGCCAATGAAATCAAATCATCAATCGCACGCAAATTATGTGGAGTTCCGAAAGGATTCATTGGGTATGTGCCGGAGAGCGTAGAATACGATTTCGCATGAACAGTTAGTATTTTTCCTTTGCTCTTAACTAACCTTGCTACATGTCTTAATTCATCCATTGAAGAAAATACACCTGGTTTGTATTGCAAACCGAGGGATACACCAGCAGCACCCTGGTCAAGTGCCTCTTCCAATAAACCCAACATCTCTTTTAATTCTGATTGAGTTAGCTCCTCAGGCGAAAATCCATGGAATGAAGTTTTACAAACTCCATGACCAACTAAATTCAAAAGATTCACCGGAGTTCCAAATTTTTGAATTCTCTGCTTGTATCCCTTAAAATCATTCCAATGAATCGGTCCATGACCTTCTTTAAAAAGAGATTTCTCAATCAATGACAGATACTTTGTATTTTTTTTAAAACCATAAGGACTAAAACCACAGTTCCCCACTACCATTGTAGTGATTCCTTGTGTTATAAATGGATTGAAATTTTCAATGTTATCTGATATTGCAAAATAATCCATGTGGCTATGTACATCGATAAACCCTGGACAGATAATTTTATTTGTACAATCAATTGATATTGCGTCCGAAACTTCTGTTCTCTGCTTTAGTAATTGAATTTTATTATTTTGTATTAAAATGTCTCCAATAGATCGAGGATGATTAGCTCCATCAACGATAGTACCATTTCGTAGAATAAAATTTTTGTTTGCCATTTATTTTTTGCTCTCCAAATCCAATCAAAGTGATTCAAACAATGATAAGAGATAAATTAAGAATGACAATTGTAGAAACGGACACAAAACCTGTGAATTTAGGACAAGGGTTGATCTAGGTATGGATTTGATTTTGAAAACAAACGGGAAACTTCCAAAATTGCGGAGTATTAATTCCATCGCCCATTCAATTGAATTACTAAAATCTCAAAAAATACCAATTCAAAAAATTATTGAAGGTACTAAGCTTTCACCCAATGATTTGTTCAACCCTGAAAAATACATTCAAACAGAAGAAGAATTACTTCTATTAAGAAACATTAAACGAGTAACCCAGATACCTGAGTTAGGTTTATTACTTGGAAAAGAGTATCACATAGGACTTATGGGTGATTTAGGAATGGCAGTGATGTTATCCAATACACTGATGGAAGCACTTGAGTTGCTGTTTAAATATACAGAGCTTACCCTTACATATTTCGAATATGAACTATCTGTTAAAGAAGGATTAATTTATTTAAAAGCAAAAGAAATTTTCGACTTAAATGATTTACAAATATTTTTGTGTGAAAGAGAATTTTCATCCATCTTTAGGATATGTTCCGATTTGTTAGGTAAACAAATAAAAATCAATCTCATTTCTTTAGCATACTCAAAACCAAAATATGCGAACTTATACAAAGAAATTTTTAACTGCCCAATTGAATTCGGAAAACAAAAGAATTTGTTCATCATTGATGCAAATTATCTTTTTCAACAACTTCCAAAAGCAAATGTATTGTTACAAAAAAAATATGCTATCAATTGTTTTGAACAATATAAAAAGCAAATAGCAGTTGAGTCATTTTCCGAGAAGGTTAATTCAGGGCTTATTACCTATGGTAACCAGAATAACATGGAAAAAATAGCAGAAAAAATGAAAATTTCAACAAGGACCCTAAGAAGGCGACTTAAAAAAGAGGGATATTCTTATAAACATATTGTAAATGGAATTTTAAAACAAGAAGCTTTTCAATTATTAGAATCTACAAATCTAAGTATTGAAAAAATTTCAGAAAAGCTAGGATACAGTGATCCAACAAACTTCTATCATGCGTTTAAAAATTGGACTGGAACAACGCCAAAAAAATTTAGAGAAAATTTAAAAAACTAACAAAGAAATACCAAATCGACATAACTTTGTTAGTTTGTATTTTAAACTTTAATAACTAAAAACTTAATTCCAATTATTGGTTTTTGGTTTTGCAATGTTCACTTTCATTTCACGGTTTAGAATATTCTTTCCGTTTAAATCATTGATTGCATTGTCTGCATCTTTACGTTCTTTCATTTCGATAAAACCGAAACCTTTTGAACCACCAGTATACTGGTCTGTAATGATTTTCGCAGAAGATACTGCTCCGTGTACTGAAAAAAGCTCATTTAACTTGTTTTCCGTCATTTCGTAAGAAAGGTTGCCTACATAGATATTAACTGACATTTGATTTCCTCAAATTTAAATTTTGACTCTAGAATTTTAATGAATTAGAAACGACTTTCCTAAAAGGAAATTAGGTAAAAACACAACGAAAATGCAGAGGAAAACTTTTAAAGGAGATCAGGATGCAAGAAAGTGAGGACTACTTAGAGGTTAAAAAAACGTTTATACTTTGAATCTGATACCATAGAATCAAACTTACAGATAAATAGCAAGATCTAATATACTTTTTTTTACTAAAGAACTGCTTTGTATTTTGATCAGTATTCCGTTTAAATATACCAAATTGTTACAATTTTTTAGACTTTCAAACTTTGACATCGAAATTTCTTGATTAAAATTCCTATCATACCATAGTTCCATATAGCGACGGGTTTCCCTTATGAAGAGATTTACATTACCACTTGTATTCTTTTTCCTCTCTTCCTGTGGGCTACCTTCTCTGATACGAGATCCTCTAGAATTTCTAGCCTTCCTTCGTTTTTTCTCAAGCCCACAGTTTACAGGACATAGTATCGGTGGCGTGGTCTCTGGACTTATACCTGGAACTTCCGTCACAGTTACGAACAACCAAGAATCGGTTACAATGAGTTCCGACGGTAACTTTATATTTCCAACTAAACTCAGTTCAGGCCAAAGTTACAATGTTAGTTTTGTTACGAATGGGGCTGGACTCACTTGTTCCATCGCCAATGCCCAAGGTGTTGTACAAAGCAGCAACATAACGAACGTAAGTATTACTTGTGGGATTGGTGCAAACTTTTACGAAGTGGGTGTGAATGTATCAGGTCTTAGTGGGACTATCACCGTCCAAAACAACGGAGCAGAAACTTTAAATATATCGACGAACGGCCTTACAAAATTTACAACTTTAGCAGCAACCGGTTCCAACTATGCTGTAGCCCTCACAGGACAACCCGCCGGTACAATCTGTTCGTTTGATGATCCCACACTAACGATTGGGACAATGGCTGCTGCAAATGTTACAATCTTTATCACATGTGTTAATGGATACATTGTAGGAGGGAATATCCATCCCACTGCCAG
This genomic stretch from Leptospira harrisiae harbors:
- a CDS encoding N-acyl-D-amino-acid deacylase family protein, whose amino-acid sequence is MANKNFILRNGTIVDGANHPRSIGDILIQNNKIQLLKQRTEVSDAISIDCTNKIICPGFIDVHSHMDYFAISDNIENFNPFITQGITTMVVGNCGFSPYGFKKNTKYLSLIEKSLFKEGHGPIHWNDFKGYKQRIQKFGTPVNLLNLVGHGVCKTSFHGFSPEELTQSELKEMLGLLEEALDQGAAGVSLGLQYKPGVFSSMDELRHVARLVKSKGKILTVHAKSYSTLSGTYPMNPFGTPHNLRAIDDLISLAEETGVSLQISHLLFAGEKTWPTVEEALNRISNACAKGIDVKFDIFPNCFGATLLNTLLPEWVMAGMPKILDNKLAMLRLQLEANLAFHLVGIGFNDIQISNASCAEYQKYNGKSIGEIASLTSKPPFRILVEILKFSHAEARMILHKYYHKNLIPLLMKHPASMFMTDAWPEPSGVQNASAFGAFPKFLSIARDTNCLTLEEVIFKMTGVAASRFKLKDRGIIADGNFADLVVFDWHQIQDNTSPEKCDAAPTGISHVFINGIPCILDSKLTNQKPNGEFII
- a CDS encoding AraC family transcriptional regulator, with protein sequence MDLILKTNGKLPKLRSINSIAHSIELLKSQKIPIQKIIEGTKLSPNDLFNPEKYIQTEEELLLLRNIKRVTQIPELGLLLGKEYHIGLMGDLGMAVMLSNTLMEALELLFKYTELTLTYFEYELSVKEGLIYLKAKEIFDLNDLQIFLCEREFSSIFRICSDLLGKQIKINLISLAYSKPKYANLYKEIFNCPIEFGKQKNLFIIDANYLFQQLPKANVLLQKKYAINCFEQYKKQIAVESFSEKVNSGLITYGNQNNMEKIAEKMKISTRTLRRRLKKEGYSYKHIVNGILKQEAFQLLESTNLSIEKISEKLGYSDPTNFYHAFKNWTGTTPKKFRENLKN
- a CDS encoding RNA recognition motif domain-containing protein, which translates into the protein MSVNIYVGNLSYEMTENKLNELFSVHGAVSSAKIITDQYTGGSKGFGFIEMKERKDADNAINDLNGKNILNREMKVNIAKPKTNNWN